The proteins below come from a single Thermopolyspora flexuosa genomic window:
- a CDS encoding polysaccharide deacetylase family protein: protein MGGSLTSRRATPLLVMTLVGALVGTAGCAAMGMFRQAREATAVPERPLSRPVDADTLRYRLVAQQPEWPTGRLPAGPGFRTVDCARIKCVALTFDDGPGKYTGKVLDLLAAHNARATFFVIGQNITPEIRPQLVRMVAEGHEIGNHTWSHPQLTALSPGKLTEELARTNRLIKAYTGVEPHTLRPPYGMTNAKVAQEAKRQGLAQIMWTIDTNDWRESKTDVVVKRVRAAKPGAIVLLHETKATTVAGIPKMLEHFDRQGYTYVTISELFGEQYLQPGEKYKEHAGMIQ, encoded by the coding sequence GTGGGGGGCTCGTTAACGTCGCGGCGCGCGACGCCGTTGCTGGTGATGACGCTGGTGGGCGCGCTGGTGGGCACCGCCGGGTGCGCGGCGATGGGCATGTTCCGGCAGGCGAGGGAGGCGACGGCGGTCCCGGAGCGTCCGCTGAGCAGGCCGGTCGACGCCGACACGCTGCGGTACCGGCTGGTCGCCCAGCAGCCCGAGTGGCCGACCGGCCGGCTGCCCGCCGGGCCCGGGTTCCGGACCGTGGACTGCGCGCGGATCAAGTGCGTGGCGCTCACCTTCGACGACGGTCCGGGCAAGTACACCGGGAAGGTGCTCGACCTGCTCGCCGCGCACAACGCGCGGGCGACGTTCTTCGTGATCGGGCAGAACATCACCCCCGAGATCCGCCCGCAGCTGGTCCGGATGGTCGCCGAGGGCCACGAGATCGGCAACCACACGTGGAGCCATCCGCAGCTCACCGCGCTGTCGCCGGGCAAGCTCACCGAGGAGCTCGCCAGGACCAATCGGCTGATCAAGGCGTACACCGGGGTGGAGCCGCACACGCTGCGGCCGCCGTACGGCATGACCAACGCCAAGGTCGCCCAGGAGGCCAAGCGGCAGGGGCTCGCCCAGATCATGTGGACGATCGACACCAACGACTGGCGGGAGAGTAAGACCGACGTCGTGGTGAAGCGGGTTCGGGCGGCGAAGCCCGGGGCGATCGTGCTGCTCCACGAGACCAAGGCGACCACGGTGGCCGGCATCCCGAAGATGCTCGAGCACTTTGATCGCCAGGGTTACACCTATGTCACCATTTCCGAGCTTTTCGGCGAGCAGTATCTGCAGCCGGGGGAGAAGTACAAGGAGCACGCCGGCATGATCCAGTGA
- a CDS encoding helix-turn-helix domain-containing protein, with protein sequence MPELETLTAAIANNVRAQRAHRGMTLDELALRSGVSRGMLIQIEQGRTNPSINTLNRIADALGVSVGRLVEVSDTPVVRVVHASDVVTMWRGERGGSARLLVGSDLPAILELWDWRLGPGEHHDSDAHAAGTRELLTVLTGELTLSVYGKSHVIRKDEAVLFTADRPHRYANEGEEEVRFVMVVTEPRDTPDR encoded by the coding sequence ATGCCGGAACTCGAGACGCTCACCGCGGCGATCGCGAACAACGTCCGGGCGCAGCGGGCGCACCGGGGCATGACCCTCGACGAGCTGGCACTGCGCTCGGGCGTGAGCCGGGGCATGCTCATCCAGATCGAGCAGGGCCGGACCAACCCGAGCATCAACACGCTCAACCGGATCGCCGACGCGCTCGGCGTCTCGGTGGGCCGCCTCGTCGAGGTCTCCGACACCCCCGTGGTCCGGGTGGTGCACGCCTCCGATGTGGTGACGATGTGGCGCGGCGAGCGGGGCGGCTCGGCACGGCTGCTCGTCGGCAGCGACCTGCCCGCGATCCTCGAGCTGTGGGACTGGCGGCTCGGCCCCGGCGAGCACCACGACAGCGACGCGCACGCCGCGGGCACCCGTGAGCTGCTCACCGTGCTCACCGGCGAGCTCACCCTCTCGGTGTACGGCAAGAGCCACGTGATCCGGAAGGACGAGGCGGTGCTGTTCACCGCGGACCGGCCGCACCGGTACGCCAACGAGGGGGAGGAGGAGGTCCGGTTCGTCATGGTGGTCACCGAGCCCCGCGACACGCCGGACCGCTGA
- the typA gene encoding translational GTPase TypA gives MPLQSRDDLRNIAIIAHVDHGKTTLVDAMLWQSGAFRANQDVDERVLDSNDLEREKGITILAKNTAVRHGGITINIIDTPGHADFGGEVERGLSMVDGVVLLVDASEGPLPQTRFVLRKALAAKLPVILCVNKVDRPDSRIAEVVDATYELFLDLDATDDQIDFPIVYASAKAGRASLNRPADGELPDSPDLEPLFETIKRTVPAPVYDPTAPLQALVTNLDSSSYLGRIALCRIHHGTIVKGQQVAWCRADGSIERVRISELLMTEALERKPAQQAGPGDIIAVAGIPDIMIGDTLADPEDPRPLPRITVDEPAISMVIGTNTSPFVGREKGTKVTARLVKERLDRELVGNVSMRVLPTDRPDAWEVQGRGELALAVLVETMRREGYELTVGKPQVVTRVIDGKVHEPVERLTVDCPEEYLGAVTQLLAVRKGRMENMTNHGTGWVRMEFVVPARGLIGFRTEFLTETRGTGIAHHVFEGYEPWFGELRTRPTGSLVADRAGAATAYAILNLQERGTLFVTPGTEVYEGMIVGENSRAEDMDVNITREKKLTNMRSSTAEELERLSPPRTMSLEEMLEFIREDECVEVTPTAIRPRKLVLDQAERARMAARAKRGRPA, from the coding sequence ATGCCTTTGCAGAGCCGTGACGACCTGCGGAACATCGCGATCATCGCGCACGTGGACCACGGCAAGACCACGCTGGTCGACGCCATGCTGTGGCAGTCCGGGGCGTTCCGCGCGAACCAGGATGTCGACGAGCGGGTGCTCGACTCCAACGACCTCGAGCGCGAGAAGGGCATCACCATCCTCGCGAAGAACACCGCGGTACGGCACGGCGGCATCACCATCAACATCATCGACACGCCCGGCCACGCCGACTTCGGCGGCGAGGTGGAGCGCGGCCTGTCCATGGTCGACGGCGTGGTGCTGCTCGTCGACGCCTCCGAGGGCCCGCTGCCGCAGACCCGGTTCGTGCTGCGCAAGGCGCTCGCCGCGAAGCTGCCGGTGATCCTCTGCGTGAACAAGGTCGACCGGCCCGACTCGCGCATCGCCGAGGTCGTCGACGCGACGTACGAGCTGTTCCTCGACCTCGACGCGACCGACGACCAGATCGACTTCCCGATCGTGTACGCGTCGGCGAAGGCGGGCCGGGCCTCGCTCAACCGGCCGGCCGACGGCGAGCTGCCCGACTCGCCGGACCTGGAGCCGCTGTTCGAGACGATCAAGCGCACCGTCCCGGCGCCCGTGTACGACCCGACGGCCCCGCTGCAGGCGCTCGTCACCAACCTCGACTCCTCCAGCTACCTCGGCCGGATCGCGCTGTGCCGGATCCACCACGGCACCATCGTCAAGGGCCAGCAGGTCGCCTGGTGCCGGGCCGACGGCTCGATCGAGCGGGTGCGGATCAGCGAGCTGCTGATGACCGAGGCGCTGGAGCGCAAGCCCGCCCAGCAGGCCGGGCCGGGCGACATCATCGCGGTCGCCGGCATCCCGGACATCATGATCGGGGACACCCTCGCCGACCCCGAGGACCCGCGCCCGCTGCCCCGGATCACCGTGGACGAGCCCGCGATCTCGATGGTGATCGGCACGAACACCAGCCCGTTCGTGGGCCGGGAGAAGGGCACCAAGGTCACCGCGCGGCTGGTCAAGGAGCGGCTCGACCGCGAGCTCGTCGGCAACGTGTCGATGCGGGTGCTGCCCACCGACCGGCCGGACGCCTGGGAGGTGCAGGGCCGGGGCGAGCTCGCCCTCGCCGTGCTCGTGGAGACGATGCGCCGGGAGGGCTACGAGCTCACCGTGGGCAAGCCGCAGGTGGTCACCCGGGTGATCGACGGCAAGGTGCACGAGCCGGTCGAGCGGCTCACCGTGGACTGCCCGGAGGAGTACCTCGGCGCGGTCACCCAGCTGCTCGCGGTGCGCAAGGGCCGCATGGAGAACATGACCAACCACGGCACCGGGTGGGTCCGCATGGAGTTCGTGGTGCCCGCCCGCGGCCTCATCGGGTTCCGCACCGAGTTCCTCACCGAGACCCGCGGCACCGGCATCGCGCACCACGTGTTCGAGGGCTACGAGCCGTGGTTCGGCGAGCTGCGCACCCGGCCGACCGGCTCGCTCGTCGCCGACCGGGCGGGCGCGGCCACCGCGTACGCGATCCTCAACCTGCAGGAGCGCGGCACGCTGTTCGTGACCCCGGGCACCGAGGTCTACGAGGGCATGATCGTCGGGGAGAACTCCCGGGCCGAGGACATGGACGTCAACATCACCCGGGAGAAGAAGCTCACGAACATGCGCTCGTCCACCGCGGAGGAGCTGGAACGGCTCAGCCCGCCGCGCACCATGAGCCTCGAGGAGATGCTGGAGTTCATCCGCGAGGACGAGTGCGTGGAGGTCACGCCGACCGCGATCCGGCCGCGCAAGCTCGTGCTCGACCAGGCCGAGCGGGCCCGCATGGCCGCCCGGGCCAAGCGCGGGCGGCCGGCCTGA